One Flavobacteriales bacterium DNA window includes the following coding sequences:
- a CDS encoding PD40 domain-containing protein: MKQLGVLFLISLLTIACSRGPNPNRSRGFPLDTRPHWMIYHSTHEYGAFNIWIYDLELDSTWALTTDTLWHYNPIRWSDSTLSIMGPRDIGTIRLEKNLRSVNTAPLLPGLYPKEMLWPSPNGLMLAGQASVNDTTQVFVSRIDGKRLQWLTSGSAGGMEPQWSPDGLTLLYRSNQDGNPELYLFQLTTAHQLRLTQHDSLDRYGVWHPNGRKIAFASNRHRSEMDLYLLDVATGDTRRLTHNDWGKGELSFSPDGRFLAFHAKPPNGYFDMYLYDMKADSIKRVTQTEAYDGYPTWIVKPSTR; the protein is encoded by the coding sequence ATGAAGCAGCTTGGTGTATTATTCCTGATAAGCCTACTGACTATCGCTTGCAGTCGTGGACCTAACCCGAATCGATCTAGAGGTTTTCCGCTCGACACCCGACCGCATTGGATGATCTATCACAGCACGCACGAATACGGGGCATTCAACATTTGGATCTACGATCTGGAACTCGATTCCACATGGGCTCTCACAACAGACACCCTGTGGCACTATAATCCCATTCGCTGGAGCGATTCCACCTTGTCCATTATGGGACCCCGTGATATAGGCACGATTCGCCTTGAAAAGAATCTGCGGTCGGTAAACACCGCACCCCTACTTCCCGGTCTTTACCCCAAGGAAATGCTTTGGCCTTCACCAAATGGGCTCATGCTGGCCGGACAAGCATCGGTCAACGACACTACCCAAGTATTCGTTTCGCGTATCGACGGCAAACGTTTGCAATGGCTCACCTCAGGCTCGGCAGGTGGCATGGAGCCGCAATGGTCACCCGACGGACTTACACTGCTCTATCGCTCAAATCAAGACGGGAACCCCGAACTCTATTTATTTCAATTGACCACAGCACACCAACTCCGACTTACCCAACACGACAGCTTGGATCGTTACGGCGTATGGCATCCTAATGGCCGCAAGATCGCCTTCGCCTCAAATCGACATCGTTCCGAAATGGACCTGTACTTGCTCGACGTTGCCACGGGCGATACTCGTAGGCTGACCCATAACGACTGGGGAAAAGGAGAACTTTCCTTTTCCCCAGACGGCCGTTTTTTAGCCTTTCATGCGAAACCTCCAAACGGATATTTCGACATGTATCTGTATGACATGAAGGCTGATAGCATCAAGCGCGTTACGCAAACCGAAGCGTACGACGGCTATCCAACATGGATAGTAAAACCCTCAACCAGGTGA
- a CDS encoding PD40 domain-containing protein: MRLNLVFSLLLTVILSRAQPLERFVLTCQDGNVKRVALFEDGNLTFISPTNLVAEMPIVRPGTQQVFYIVSKSSEERFIYSTDVTSGLHQNWSPKGVLEGGMEFSPDGRYLYFVSTRNGGPGIYRRDLTEGVVEEIAVNDQPQFDLRLSPDGKELLYVEWTDEGYILHSWNTENGSRRMVLHDSILISNVRWSQNDYSFIYVRNENRYWEIREYFPLRDSTYSIRWGVPAMADPVYSPNGDQIFYSMEQNGQWDIYAYRRSSDKHRWLIDDKRDETHPQFHPSGDWIWYNERTRKGWRVLKKVIRGKAPRALIESRDFACYDAFWFPLN; encoded by the coding sequence ATGCGCCTGAACCTCGTATTTTCCCTTCTATTGACCGTCATCCTGAGTCGAGCACAACCGCTCGAGCGGTTCGTTTTGACCTGCCAGGATGGAAACGTTAAGCGCGTTGCTTTATTCGAGGACGGAAACTTGACCTTTATTTCGCCAACGAACCTCGTGGCCGAAATGCCTATTGTTAGACCGGGTACCCAACAGGTTTTCTACATCGTTTCGAAGTCTAGTGAAGAACGCTTTATTTACTCGACCGATGTTACCAGTGGCCTTCACCAAAACTGGAGCCCCAAAGGTGTTCTGGAAGGTGGAATGGAATTTTCTCCCGATGGACGCTACCTCTATTTCGTGAGTACCCGCAATGGCGGGCCAGGGATTTACCGACGCGACCTAACCGAAGGAGTCGTCGAGGAGATCGCCGTTAACGACCAGCCGCAATTCGACCTACGGTTGTCCCCGGACGGAAAGGAGCTGTTGTATGTAGAGTGGACTGACGAAGGATACATTCTGCATTCGTGGAATACGGAAAATGGCAGCAGAAGAATGGTACTGCACGACAGCATTCTGATCTCAAACGTGCGATGGTCTCAAAACGATTACTCGTTCATCTACGTGCGAAACGAAAATCGCTATTGGGAGATTCGGGAGTATTTTCCTCTACGCGATTCTACCTATAGCATTCGCTGGGGCGTACCGGCTATGGCCGATCCGGTTTACTCTCCCAATGGAGATCAAATCTTTTACAGCATGGAGCAAAATGGCCAGTGGGATATTTATGCGTACAGGCGATCGAGCGACAAGCACCGCTGGCTCATCGATGACAAACGGGACGAGACTCATCCTCAATTTCATCCGTCGGGCGATTGGATCTGGTACAATGAACGCACGAGAAAAGGTTGGCGCGTGTTGAAAAAAGTGATCCGAGGCAAAGCGCCAAGGGCCCTGATCGAATCACGAGATTTCGCGTGCTACGACGCCTTTTGGTTCCCTTTGAATTGA
- a CDS encoding T9SS type A sorting domain-containing protein: MGPFPFTTLDPSIGLVEESNGVRLYPNPTTGKIYVESAVTQDFEIRDAQGKLVVDGHLAVGQNIIDLANLAEGWYVFCSSTHAYPIILNR, translated from the coding sequence TTGGGGCCATTCCCTTTTACAACACTCGATCCGTCGATCGGATTGGTTGAAGAAAGCAATGGCGTTCGCCTTTATCCGAATCCAACCACCGGAAAAATCTACGTGGAAAGCGCGGTGACGCAGGATTTCGAGATCCGCGACGCACAGGGGAAATTGGTTGTAGATGGGCATCTGGCCGTAGGCCAAAATATCATTGACCTTGCCAACCTCGCCGAGGGGTGGTACGTCTTCTGTAGTAGTACACATGCGTACCCCATTATTCTAAATCGATGA
- a CDS encoding PorT family protein — MKTALISIVLVAFLGFALGVNAQEEVTHGIRACWSNAGLFNNGDQVPSSGDSKSGFYIGTFRTTQIVPLLHLYKGLEYQQMGAKVDDDNFRNLHYISLPTALRLKLGPVFAQAGIAANFKVGENITALGQDVKTDDNKAEWYDFPWHTGLGLKLGPITVDARYHWGLNDIDDSGVRNQYFQLGAVLSF, encoded by the coding sequence ATGAAAACTGCTCTTATATCTATTGTTCTTGTAGCCTTTTTGGGCTTTGCTCTCGGTGTAAATGCACAAGAAGAAGTTACCCACGGAATTCGCGCATGTTGGTCAAATGCCGGGCTGTTTAACAACGGGGACCAAGTTCCATCATCGGGCGATTCGAAATCCGGATTTTACATAGGAACCTTCCGAACGACGCAAATCGTTCCGCTACTTCACTTGTATAAGGGGCTTGAGTATCAGCAAATGGGTGCAAAGGTCGATGACGACAATTTTAGAAACTTGCATTACATCAGCTTACCCACGGCACTTCGCCTAAAGCTCGGACCTGTATTCGCTCAAGCGGGAATCGCGGCCAATTTCAAGGTCGGAGAAAACATTACGGCACTTGGTCAAGATGTAAAGACCGATGACAATAAAGCCGAGTGGTACGATTTCCCCTGGCACACGGGCTTGGGCCTTAAGCTTGGTCCGATCACCGTAGATGCGCGCTACCATTGGGGCCTGAATGATATCGATGACTCTGGAGTTAGAAATCAATACTTCCAGTTAGGAGCAGTGCTGAGTTTCTAA
- a CDS encoding ketoacyl-ACP synthase III: protein MNSIITGTGSCIPERVVTNADFMRNGFYNDDQTALEYDNEKIIEKFEAITGIRERRYIKEDQTSSEIATRAAEIAIADAGVDPESLDYIILAHNFGDVRKHTIQTDVLPGLAARVKHNLGIANPRCVAYDILFGCPGWIQSLIQGHIFIQAGEAKKVLVIGTETLSRVVDPHDRDAMIFADGAGACILEAKKEDERRGILSHRTLTHTVDEAYYLAMGKSNSPESDPRVRYIKMEGRKIYEYALTEVPAAMKECYDASGEKIEDLEKIFIHQANEKMDEAIVKRFYRLYKVPMEEKVLPMNIHTLGNSSVATVPTLFDQVKRGNLGSHKLYDGEIILFASVGAGMHINAVTYIL from the coding sequence ATCAATTCTATCATTACCGGAACGGGAAGTTGCATTCCGGAGCGCGTGGTCACCAATGCCGATTTCATGCGAAACGGTTTTTACAACGACGACCAAACGGCTTTGGAATACGACAATGAAAAGATCATTGAGAAGTTCGAGGCGATCACTGGTATCCGTGAAAGGCGGTACATTAAGGAGGATCAAACTTCGTCTGAGATCGCTACTCGCGCTGCCGAGATTGCGATTGCGGATGCGGGAGTGGATCCGGAATCTCTCGATTATATCATACTTGCTCACAATTTTGGTGATGTCCGGAAGCATACGATTCAGACCGATGTATTACCCGGATTGGCTGCTCGAGTAAAGCACAACCTCGGTATTGCGAACCCTAGATGCGTTGCATACGACATCTTGTTCGGTTGTCCCGGCTGGATACAATCCCTTATTCAAGGGCACATCTTTATTCAGGCCGGAGAAGCCAAGAAGGTTCTGGTCATCGGAACAGAAACCCTCTCCAGAGTGGTGGACCCACATGATCGCGATGCCATGATCTTTGCGGATGGAGCAGGTGCTTGTATTCTGGAAGCAAAGAAAGAAGATGAACGCCGTGGAATACTGTCGCACCGAACCCTGACACATACCGTTGATGAGGCCTATTACCTCGCTATGGGAAAATCTAATTCCCCTGAAAGCGACCCTCGCGTTCGCTACATTAAAATGGAAGGCCGTAAGATCTATGAGTATGCGTTGACCGAAGTGCCCGCAGCCATGAAGGAATGCTATGATGCCTCCGGAGAAAAGATAGAAGACCTCGAAAAGATCTTCATCCATCAGGCCAATGAAAAAATGGACGAGGCGATCGTAAAGCGCTTTTATCGACTCTATAAAGTCCCCATGGAAGAGAAGGTGCTTCCGATGAATATCCACACCCTTGGCAATAGCTCGGTTGCGACCGTTCCTACCCTTTTCGATCAGGTGAAACGAGGAAATTTAGGTAGCCACAAACTTTACGATGGTGAGATCATACTCTTTGCCAGTGTTGGCGCCGGCATGCACATCAATGCGGTGACCTATATACTTTAG
- a CDS encoding WYL domain-containing protein, with translation MPVTKKQLLRIRVIDRVLRNKFRTAPATKEFLRDQCVEELFGIDSARSGNEVSLFTIDKDLRLMRDEYDAPIAYDRGSKEYYYQDGNYSLDGLGIGSREIVALESAAQLLSGFADNPLLRQFAPAITRLCERLSLQKKHDQEEDHFIEFEVLPQYDGWSYIDQIYNAIKECLVIEFDYFYFDDERTRTVRLHPYLLKESQQRWYIVGWSPEREALRLYGLERIRSLRMGPVRYPSSERKKIDAAAYFKHAYGIFTIPDKAPSRVEVRLDRRDLLYARTKPWHSSQEILSEDDHGGVLSWTVHVTPDFKMQLLSLGDKIEVLEPKWLRKEIAETLRSAADRYS, from the coding sequence TGCCGGTAACTAAGAAACAACTGCTTAGAATAAGGGTGATCGATCGGGTACTGCGGAACAAATTCCGTACCGCTCCTGCCACCAAAGAGTTTTTGCGCGATCAATGCGTGGAGGAGCTCTTTGGAATCGATTCTGCTCGCTCTGGGAACGAGGTTTCATTGTTCACTATCGACAAGGACCTCCGTCTGATGCGGGACGAATACGACGCCCCAATCGCCTATGACAGAGGGAGCAAAGAGTACTACTACCAGGATGGCAATTATTCCCTCGATGGGTTGGGAATTGGGTCGAGAGAGATCGTCGCCTTGGAGTCAGCGGCTCAACTGCTTAGCGGTTTTGCCGACAACCCTCTGCTGCGCCAATTCGCTCCGGCGATCACCAGGCTGTGCGAGCGCCTTTCACTTCAAAAGAAGCACGACCAAGAGGAAGATCACTTCATCGAATTCGAAGTACTACCCCAATACGATGGCTGGTCGTACATCGATCAAATCTACAATGCGATAAAGGAGTGTCTGGTCATCGAGTTCGACTATTTCTATTTCGATGACGAACGTACGAGAACGGTTCGGCTCCACCCCTACTTACTTAAAGAATCACAACAGCGGTGGTACATAGTAGGTTGGTCGCCCGAACGTGAAGCACTCCGGCTATACGGCTTGGAACGCATCCGCTCGCTGCGCATGGGTCCCGTTAGATACCCCTCTTCCGAACGAAAAAAAATCGATGCAGCGGCTTACTTCAAACACGCCTATGGCATTTTTACGATTCCGGACAAGGCACCCTCTCGGGTGGAAGTGCGGCTCGATCGGCGCGATCTACTCTATGCTCGCACAAAACCATGGCATTCGTCTCAAGAGATTCTCTCCGAAGATGACCATGGGGGAGTATTGTCCTGGACCGTGCACGTAACACCTGACTTCAAAATGCAATTATTGTCACTCGGAGATAAGATTGAAGTTTTAGAGCCCAAATGGTTGAGAAAGGAGATTGCAGAGACGCTTAGGTCAGCTGCGGATAGGTATTCTTAA